A region of the Bacillus sp. NP247 genome:
GAAGAAGCTACAAAACTGTTTACAAGTCTTGTTCGTAATAACGAGTTCATGCCGTTTTTAACATTACCGGGTTATGAAATTTTATAAGAAACAAGAAAAGGGGATGGAACATATGAAAAACGAAAGAATTGATAAATTGCAGGAAAGCTGGGAGTTAGATACGCGCTGGAAAGGGATAACACGTCCATATGCAGCTGAAGATGTAATTCGTCTGCGCGGATCGATTGATATTGAACATACGTTAGCGTGCTGCGGTGCAGAGAAGCTTTGGAAATCACTTCATACAGAAGATTATATTAATGCACTTGGCGCATTAACAGGAAACCAAGCGATGCAACAAGTGAAGGCTGGATTAAAAGCAATTTATTTAAGCGGTTGGCAAGTAGCGGCAGATGCGAACCTTTCCGGACATATGTATCCTGATCAAAGCTTATACCCAGCGAACAGTGTACCGGCTGTTGTAAAACGAATTAACCAAACACTTCAACGTGCTGATCAAATTCAGCATATGGAAGGTAGCGGTGATACAGATTATTTTGTCCCAATTGTGGCAGATGCTGAAGCTGGATTTGGTGGACAATTAAACGTATTTGAACTGATGAAAGGAATGATTGAAGCGGGTGCATCTGGCGTGCATTTTGAAGACCAATTATCTTCAGAGAAAAAATGCGGGCATTTAGGCGGAAAAGTATTGTTGCCGACGCAAACAGCGGTGCGTAATTTAATTTCGGCACGTCTTGCTGCGGATGTAATGGGCGTACCAACAATTATCGTCGCAAGAACAGATGCAGATGCTGCAGATTTAATTACGAGTGATATCGATCCAGTTGATCAAGAGTTTATTACAGGTGAAAGAACGCCAGAAGGGTTTTATCGTACGAAAGCAGGTCTTGATCAAGCAATTGCACGTGGTTTAGCGTATGCACCGTATGCCGATCTCGTTTGGTGTGAAACGTCAGAGCCGAATTTAGAAGATGCAAAACGCTTTGCGGACGCAATTCATAAGAAATATCCAGGGAAGCTACTTGCTTACAACTGTTCTCCTTCATTTAACTGGAAACAAAAACTAGATGAAAAAACAATTGCAAGCTTCCAAAAGGAAATTGCATCGTACGGTTATAAATTCCAGTTCGTAACGCTTGCTGGATTCCATTCGTTAAATTACGGCATGTTTGAATTAGCGCGTGGTTACAAAGAACGCGGCATGGCAGCGTACTCTGAATTACAACAAGCAGAGTTCGCAGCAGAAAAAGATGGTTACTCTGCAACGCGCCATCAACGCGAAGTAGGAACAGGATACTTTGATGAAGTAGCACAAGTAATTACGGGCGGTACTTCATCAACGACTGCTCTAAAAGGATCCACAGAAGAAGAACAGTTTACGAAATAAAGATAGAAGTAGGTGCCTATTATAGGCATCTACTTCTATTTAAAATATCCAATCCAATATAGCGAATACACCGATAATAGCAGTAAAAAGAAGGAATGCGAATAATGCTAGACAGCCCCATGTAAATAGTTTGTCTTTCCATGTTTCTTCATAATCATCAATTAGTTCCTCTACCACTTTTTTCTGCAATGGCTGTAAAGGATGTTCGGTGTATAGTCCTGTAATAATGTTATGATCTCCTTTGAATTTTAAAGCACGTACAATATGATAAGAGTCGTTTCCCATCGATTTTTCAAATTGTAGACATGCCGCGTGCATAACATCTGTTTTCTCTTTTTCAAGATACCAATACCGTCCAGCCATTTCTGGGTATTGTAATGTAAAGTAAATATCACCGAGTTTTTTTAAAGTGCTAATTCATTCGGATAAGTAGCGATTAGTCCGTGTAATCTATCTCTTGCTTTTCCAAGGTTGTTATTTTCAATATCTTTTTCAATTTTCTTTAATGTTTTTTCAGGGATTATTTCTGTCATATACGCCTCCTTATTAGAATAGGTGTGGTTATATTTTATAAGAAATACTAAAATTTAGAAATTTTATTTTTAAAAAGGATTGTACATTCTATTTTAAGTATGCTATGATAATACCAGTTGAATAATTAAATTAAGCAATCCATATATTATCAAGTGCCGAAAACAAACGGGAAAAAGTATGTGAGAACTAGTTTATGTTTCGAATTTGATAATGTGTGGATTCTTTTTTTATACATGAAGACTAAATAATAAAATGTATTTTCTATAGGAGGAAATAATTATGACAGTTACAGGACAAGTAAAATGGTTTAACAACGAAAAAGGCTTCGGTTTCATCGAAGTTCCAGGCGAAAACGATGTATTCGTACATTTCTCTGCAATCGAAACTGAAGGTTTCAAATCTTTAGAAGAAGGCCAAAAAGTTAGCTTCGAAATCGAAGAAGGTAACCGTGGACCTCAAGCTAAAAACGTAATCAAACTATAATTTTATAGTTTATTATAGAAAAAAGGATGGCTTATGCCATCCTTTTTTTGTTGTTGAGATATACGATATTATATTAGTAATAAAGACAGCCTAAAAAGTACGATTGAAGAAATAAAGGTGTACTCGAAAGCTTATGAAAATGATAAAGTGACGGTAATTGATTTGAGGAAGTCTCATTCTCGGTATTTAAATCAAGAACCATATATAATCATAGTACAGGTTGAAAGAGATACAGAGAATCTTGGAAGAAAAAATAGTAGGTTTCTTTAAGGATGAGGAAGAATGAAGGAAATGGTAATCGGTATGTAAAAAGGCTTTCCGTAAAGGAAGGCCTTTTAGTGTTCTTTCACAGCTTTTTTCTTTTCGCGTTTCTTACATTCTGGACATTTAGATTTACGAAAAGGCTTCGCGAAGAACAGTAAAATAAAAAATAAACCGAATATAATACTCGTTGAATTTTTTACGATAACAATGCTACTATTTTTCATTTGAATTGTTGGATGATCTTGCTTTTCTTCCATGAGAGACCTCCGTATATTTGATTTATCCCGCTATTTGCGGGCAGTAAGACTTCCACCTCAAAATTCAGCTGGAGCAAAGAAGTTAGGTGGGAGTCAGGCTGCCCGTAAAAGCCCGATTGGTGAAGGTTATTAATCAGTGGGAGATGGACAAACCCGCCACTGATTAAAGTTTCACTTTATATTTTAATTATAGCAAAATTAATTGCTGTAATTATATGAAGGGGGGAATGTGTTAAACATATTACAAATGATATAAATTCGTTTTTCGTGTATAGAATCCTCTGTTTATACAGGTTATTTATTTATCCCGCTATTTGCGGGCAGTAAGACCCCCACCTCAAAATTCAGCGGAAGCAAAGAAGTTAGGTGGGGGGTCGGGCTGCCCGTAAAAGCCCGATTGGTGAAGGCTAATAATCAGTGGGGGATGAACAAAACCCCCACTGATTAAAGTTTCACTTTATTGTTTATATATAAATATTAAAATATTTATATTATATTTGATTTATTATAATTATTTGTAAAGAATCGTAGAATGTAAACCATTTCCTTTTCTTAGGTGCTACTATAGAAGGGAAATTAAACAGCAATCGAAAATTAAAAAAAGAGAGGTGAAAAATCTGTTACTAACAAAAGTGCGAATATAGATGAAAATATTCTTAGCGTGCAAAAACTACATACTCTAAGGATATACATTTGTCTATATTTTTAGTAGCAGACAGTAGACTATGGAAAGTAAAGTAGAACGTTATGTCGAAAACTATGTTGTAAGCAAAAATACAATGGCCTTACTTCCTGTTGTTCTAGGAGAAAAGAAAGTGGTTACGCGAATTGTTGAAATGGAAGATTCTTTTTTCGTATTTCAAAAGCCTCTTGATATTATAGAGAGAAGTTGCCGGAAACACGGTTCTAGTTTCTTTGGAAGAAAAGAAGGAACGAAGGAATTAACTCGTATTACACATAAAGCTCCTATCGCAATTAGCCCGACAGATCAACTTTATTTTTTCCCTACGTATTCTTATTCTCGAAAAGAGTGTGCGTGGTTGTCTCATTTTCATATTGAAAATAATAAAGAATTAAAAGATGGAAATCTTATTATTAGATTTATAAATGGTTTCGCTGTGAAATTAGAAATATCCAAAAGCAGCTTTGAAAATCAGCAAAATCGTACAGCGAAATTACGGACAGAGTATGAAGACCGTAAGAAAAAACAAGGAAATCCTTGTTTTAAAGAGATTGATAAAAGAGAAGAATCTAAATTAACACCAGCATATGAGAAAGTGTATTTTGTGAAGGAAGGCGAAGTGTAAGAGGGAAAGGATGGGGAGACTCATCCTTTTTGATTTCGTTATATATACTATTTATACGGTAAGATTCATAATTAAAACAAGGTTATTTTTTTTGAATTTTCGTTCTCTAATAACTTAAGATAATATACAATTACAATATAAGGGTTATTTTCCAAAATACACTTAATGTAGTGTGATTATATATCATTTTATATTCGCGGTATACAGGATAGTTCTTTCCTTATTATATAAAACAGGGGGCTGTTATGTTGAAAAGGACCATGTTATTTTGGGTGCAATATATTCTTGTTTTGCCTATATTATTTCTTACCTTTATGTTTACTGGTTTCGTTGGCAGTCAGTTAATGATAGGTGCTGATAAACAACATTTTATTTTTACGCCTCAAAATGCAACAGAATATAGTCAAATTAGTGAAATTGATAAATTGCTATTTGCTTTTTCAATTCAACCAGTTGTCACCATAGTATTTCTTCTATCGATCGTGTACGTACTGACACTTATTGTCTTTCAAATTATTGAATGTAAGAAGAAAAAGAAAATATTACATAGTTTGCAATATATGGTTCTCGTACCGGTTTTTCTTTACTTGTGGTTAGGAATAATGCAATTTTCCGCAGTTAGTTTAACTTGGATAGATAATTGGAAAGATTACCTTATATTCACTCCTAGTACTATAAAGAATGAGCAAGATATATATACGATTGATAAGTTTTTATACAAATTTCGAATGTTACCTATTCCAAGTACAGTATTAATACTATCTTTCTTATATTTATTAATACTTATCGTGATTGATAGTATACGCTTACTAAAAAAGTTCCTTGTAAGAACTAGCCATTAGAAAAGGAGAATTGTTTGAAGGTATAATAATTATTTGTCACTACTCATTTCCATACAGGTAGAAATAGCCTTACGCGTAGTAAGGTTATTTTTGGAGGAAATATGTATTGACACTGCTATAGTTTCTTCTTTTCATAATATGTAACCGTTAAGTTACAATTTGTGCATAGTGTTTAAATTATCTTCATATCCTGTCGAATATTGAAAGATTATCATAGCTAAATAATGAAGGAATTCTAACGAAAGATATGGAAACTTTAATAAATACATCTCCATATGTCGTATCTACCATTTCCTCTTTCATTTAAGCAATGATACAGTAGAGGTAGTAATTAGAGTAAAGGGGTAAAGTGTAGAATGGATTTTCAGACAATCAAAGAATATTTTTCACCAGAAAATATGGATCACATTGTTGAAAGTTATAAAGCGTTCGGGCCGCTTCTTGGTATTGGTTTACCGATGATAGAGGCGCTTATTCCAGCATTGCCTCTCATTGTGTTTGTACTGGCGAATGCTGTTGCATTTGGCTTTTGGTTCGGTTTTCTTTATTCATGGCTTGGATCAGTAATTGGTGCAATGCTTGTATTTTTCATTATTCGTAGCTTTGGAAGAAGTCGTTTCTTTTCTTTTGTAAATAAGCATGAGAGAGTGCGAAAAGCGATGGGATGGATTGAAAGAAAAGGGTTCGCGCCAATCTTTGTTATATTTTGTTTTCCGTTCACACCATCTGCGCTTATAAATGTTGTAGCTGGTTTGTCTCGCATTAGCGTAAAACAGTTTGGACTAGCATTAGCATTTGGAAAGCTTGTTATGATCTTTATTTTAACTTATATCGGTCATGATTTAATGTCGTTTATTCATAAACCGGTAAAATCGGTTATTGTTGGCGTTGGTATTTTTATTTTATGGTATGTCGGTAAAAAAATTGAAGTAAAGTTAGAACTACATTAGGAAAAGTCTTCTTTGTAAAGATAAGCTTCATTATTAAAGGGTAAGGGGAGAAGCGGATGAAGAAAACTTTGAAAAAAGAAGGCCTAGAGTGGATACGAACAATTTTAATTGGTGTACTATTAGCTGTATTTTTTCGAACGTTTTTCTTTTCAACGTACGTTGTAGAGGGGAAGTCAATGATGCCGACATTGCAAGACGGCAATATGCTCGTTGTAAATAAGGTGAGTTATCAAGTAGGGGATTTGAACAGGTTCGATGTCGTCGTTTTTCATGCAAATAAAAAAGAAGACTATGTAAAGCGGATTGTTGGATTACCTGGAGACCATATTGAATATAAGCATGATAAGTTGTATATAAATGGTCAATTTATTGATGAGCCTTATTTAGAGAAGTATAAGAAAGAGGTAAATGGAAGGCAACTAACAGGTGATTTTACATTAGAAGAGTTAACGAAAGAAAAGTTTGTACCACCCGGGTTTATTTTTGTAATAGGCGATAACCGCCTCGGGAGCTGGGATAGTAGACACTTTGGCTTTGTGAAGGCTGATACAGTTGTCGGTAAAGTTGACCTGCGATATTGGCCAATTCAAGAGGTGCAAACGAATTTTTCAAAAGGTTGATATAATGAAGTAGAAGTATAGAAAAGACAAACAACTCAGTTTGTCTTTTTTCGTGTACTATAATACAATTATAGTAGCAAACTAACGTTCGTTGTGTAAGTGAAAGGTGGGGTTACATGTCACTTCGATTGGTGATTGGTAGAGCGGGAAGTGGAAAGAGTGCACTTTGTTTACGAGAAGTGCAAGAAGAGTTAAAACAGCGCCCGAGAGGCAAAACAATATTATATCTTGTGCCAGAACAGATGACATTTCAAACGCAGCAGGCGTTAATTGGAAGTGAGGATGT
Encoded here:
- the cspA gene encoding RNA chaperone/antiterminator CspA encodes the protein MTVTGQVKWFNNEKGFGFIEVPGENDVFVHFSAIETEGFKSLEEGQKVSFEIEEGNRGPQAKNVIKL
- the lepB gene encoding signal peptidase I — its product is MKKTLKKEGLEWIRTILIGVLLAVFFRTFFFSTYVVEGKSMMPTLQDGNMLVVNKVSYQVGDLNRFDVVVFHANKKEDYVKRIVGLPGDHIEYKHDKLYINGQFIDEPYLEKYKKEVNGRQLTGDFTLEELTKEKFVPPGFIFVIGDNRLGSWDSRHFGFVKADTVVGKVDLRYWPIQEVQTNFSKG
- a CDS encoding DUF4306 domain-containing protein, with the translated sequence MLKRTMLFWVQYILVLPILFLTFMFTGFVGSQLMIGADKQHFIFTPQNATEYSQISEIDKLLFAFSIQPVVTIVFLLSIVYVLTLIVFQIIECKKKKKILHSLQYMVLVPVFLYLWLGIMQFSAVSLTWIDNWKDYLIFTPSTIKNEQDIYTIDKFLYKFRMLPIPSTVLILSFLYLLILIVIDSIRLLKKFLVRTSH
- the aceA gene encoding isocitrate lyase, giving the protein MKNERIDKLQESWELDTRWKGITRPYAAEDVIRLRGSIDIEHTLACCGAEKLWKSLHTEDYINALGALTGNQAMQQVKAGLKAIYLSGWQVAADANLSGHMYPDQSLYPANSVPAVVKRINQTLQRADQIQHMEGSGDTDYFVPIVADAEAGFGGQLNVFELMKGMIEAGASGVHFEDQLSSEKKCGHLGGKVLLPTQTAVRNLISARLAADVMGVPTIIVARTDADAADLITSDIDPVDQEFITGERTPEGFYRTKAGLDQAIARGLAYAPYADLVWCETSEPNLEDAKRFADAIHKKYPGKLLAYNCSPSFNWKQKLDEKTIASFQKEIASYGYKFQFVTLAGFHSLNYGMFELARGYKERGMAAYSELQQAEFAAEKDGYSATRHQREVGTGYFDEVAQVITGGTSSTTALKGSTEEEQFTK
- a CDS encoding TVP38/TMEM64 family protein, whose protein sequence is MDFQTIKEYFSPENMDHIVESYKAFGPLLGIGLPMIEALIPALPLIVFVLANAVAFGFWFGFLYSWLGSVIGAMLVFFIIRSFGRSRFFSFVNKHERVRKAMGWIERKGFAPIFVIFCFPFTPSALINVVAGLSRISVKQFGLALAFGKLVMIFILTYIGHDLMSFIHKPVKSVIVGVGIFILWYVGKKIEVKLELH
- a CDS encoding competence protein ComK, with the translated sequence MESKVERYVENYVVSKNTMALLPVVLGEKKVVTRIVEMEDSFFVFQKPLDIIERSCRKHGSSFFGRKEGTKELTRITHKAPIAISPTDQLYFFPTYSYSRKECAWLSHFHIENNKELKDGNLIIRFINGFAVKLEISKSSFENQQNRTAKLRTEYEDRKKKQGNPCFKEIDKREESKLTPAYEKVYFVKEGEV